A stretch of the Bradyrhizobium sp. CCBAU 53351 genome encodes the following:
- a CDS encoding aspartyl/asparaginyl beta-hydroxylase domain-containing protein, with translation MLKQLFAPQLVILYVLAASTIYVHFRGKQRLRFARQLGDHSTYLAPYNVLMYAGSAVPNKPVISVEQFPELKPLSENWETIRDEAVRLFDEGFIRAAAKNNDWGFYSFFKSGWKRFYLKWYDDFLPSANTLCPKTVELLKSIPSVHGAMFAMLPPGGKLGAHRDPFAGSLRYHLGLVTPNSNKCRILVDGVECVWRDGEAFMFDETFIHSAENATDVNRIILFCDVERPMKFGFMTAINRWVSHHIVKASATQNVEGENVGVLNKVFGKLYEIHLASRKVKEWNRNVYYTLKYSLTALILGLIVYSALN, from the coding sequence ATGTTGAAACAGCTTTTTGCGCCGCAACTCGTCATTCTTTATGTGTTGGCGGCCTCGACGATTTACGTCCACTTCCGCGGCAAGCAGCGGCTGCGCTTTGCGCGCCAGCTCGGCGATCACTCGACCTATCTGGCACCTTATAATGTGCTGATGTATGCGGGCTCGGCGGTGCCGAACAAGCCGGTGATCTCGGTCGAGCAGTTTCCGGAGCTGAAGCCGCTGAGCGAGAATTGGGAGACCATCCGCGACGAGGCCGTGCGCCTGTTCGACGAGGGTTTCATTCGCGCCGCCGCCAAGAATAACGACTGGGGCTTCTACTCGTTCTTCAAGAGCGGCTGGAAGCGGTTTTACCTGAAATGGTACGATGACTTCCTGCCCTCGGCGAACACGCTGTGCCCGAAGACGGTGGAGCTGCTCAAGTCGATCCCGAGCGTGCATGGCGCGATGTTCGCGATGCTGCCGCCGGGCGGCAAGCTCGGCGCGCACCGCGATCCCTTCGCCGGCTCGCTGCGCTATCACCTTGGCCTGGTCACGCCGAACTCGAACAAGTGCCGCATCCTGGTCGATGGCGTCGAATGCGTCTGGCGCGACGGCGAGGCCTTCATGTTCGACGAGACCTTCATCCACAGCGCCGAGAATGCGACCGACGTCAATCGCATCATCCTGTTCTGCGACGTCGAGCGCCCGATGAAGTTCGGCTTCATGACCGCGATCAACCGCTGGGTCAGCCATCACATCGTCAAGGCGTCGGCGACCCAGAACGTCGAGGGTGAGAATGTCGGTGTGCTCAACAAGGTGTTCGGCAAGCTCTACGAGATCCATCTTGCGAGCCGCAAGGTCAAGGAGTGGAACCGCAACGTCTACTACACGCTGAAATACTCGCTGACGGCGCTGATCCTCGGCCTCATCGTATATTCGGCACTGAATTGA
- a CDS encoding NAD(P)/FAD-dependent oxidoreductase, which translates to MANHFDVLIVGAGLSGIGAGYHLQTKCPGKSYVILEGRDCIGGTWDLFRYPGIRSDSDMFTLGYSFKPWTDPKAIADGPQILNYVRETATENGIDKHIRFRHRVKRASWSTPDARWTVEAERITGEGASELVRFTCNFLFMCSGYYKYEAGYTPEFKGASDFAGRIVHPQKWTEDIDYAGKRVVVIGSGATAVTLVPELAKKAAQVTMLQRSPTYVVSRPAQDPVANKLRRNLPARLAYHLIRWRNVMWGMFFFQLSRRRPDKVKNLILGGVRMALGPDYDVATHFTPRYNPWDQRLCLVPDGDLFKAIREQRASVVTNEIDTFTHDGIRLKDGSELAADIIVTATGLVLQVVGGLEVSVDGRVVDFAKTLTYKGMMYADVPNMASAFGYTNASWTLKCDLTCEYVCRLINYMDRHNFRQCMPHNDDPAITAQPSLDFTSGYVQRSVAKMPKQGSKQPWRLYQNYALDIVTLRFGRIDDGVMRYS; encoded by the coding sequence ATGGCAAACCATTTCGACGTGCTGATCGTCGGTGCCGGCCTGTCCGGCATCGGCGCGGGCTATCATCTCCAGACCAAATGCCCGGGCAAAAGCTACGTCATTCTGGAGGGCCGCGACTGCATCGGCGGCACCTGGGACCTCTTCCGCTATCCCGGCATCCGCTCCGACAGCGACATGTTCACGCTCGGCTATTCCTTCAAGCCGTGGACCGATCCGAAGGCGATCGCGGACGGGCCGCAGATCCTGAACTATGTGCGCGAGACCGCGACCGAGAACGGCATCGACAAGCACATCCGCTTCCGCCATCGCGTCAAGCGCGCATCGTGGTCGACGCCAGACGCGCGCTGGACGGTGGAAGCCGAGCGCATCACGGGCGAGGGCGCGAGCGAGCTCGTGCGCTTCACCTGCAATTTCCTGTTCATGTGCTCGGGCTATTACAAATACGAGGCGGGCTATACGCCGGAGTTCAAGGGCGCCAGTGATTTCGCCGGCCGCATCGTGCATCCGCAGAAATGGACCGAGGACATCGACTATGCGGGAAAACGCGTCGTCGTGATCGGTTCGGGCGCCACCGCGGTGACGCTGGTGCCGGAGCTCGCCAAGAAGGCCGCGCAGGTCACCATGCTGCAGCGTTCGCCGACCTATGTGGTGTCGCGGCCGGCGCAGGATCCCGTCGCCAACAAATTGCGCCGCAATCTGCCGGCGCGGCTGGCCTATCATTTGATCCGCTGGCGCAACGTGATGTGGGGGATGTTCTTCTTCCAGCTCAGCCGGCGACGGCCGGACAAGGTGAAGAACCTGATCCTCGGCGGCGTGCGGATGGCGCTCGGCCCCGACTACGATGTCGCGACCCATTTCACGCCGCGCTACAATCCCTGGGACCAGCGGCTGTGCCTCGTGCCCGATGGCGACCTCTTCAAGGCGATCCGCGAGCAGCGCGCCAGCGTCGTGACCAACGAGATCGACACGTTCACGCATGACGGCATCCGCCTGAAGGACGGAAGCGAGCTTGCGGCCGACATCATCGTGACCGCGACCGGGCTGGTGCTCCAGGTCGTCGGCGGCCTCGAGGTCAGTGTCGACGGCCGGGTCGTCGATTTCGCCAAGACGTTGACCTACAAGGGCATGATGTATGCCGACGTGCCGAACATGGCCTCGGCCTTCGGCTACACCAACGCGTCCTGGACGCTGAAATGCGATCTCACCTGCGAATATGTCTGCCGTCTCATCAACTACATGGACCGGCACAATTTCCGCCAGTGCATGCCGCACAATGACGACCCCGCCATCACCGCGCAGCCTTCGCTCGATTTCACCTCGGGCTATGTGCAGCGCTCGGTGGCCAAGATGCCGAAGCAGGGCTCCAAGCAGCCGTGGCGGCTGTATCAGAACTACGCGCTCGACATCGTCACCTTGCGCTTCGGCCGCATCGACGATGGCGTGATGCGATACTCCTGA
- the ahcY gene encoding adenosylhomocysteinase has product MNAKPGFTDYIVKDISLADFGRKELSLAETEMPGLMATREEYGPKQPLKGARIAGSLHMTIQTGVLIETLAALGADIRWVSCNIYSTQDHAAAAIAAAGIPVFAVKGETLTEYWDYTAKLFDWHGGGHPNMILDDGGDATMYVHLGLRAEKGGTAFLDKPGSEEEEVFFALLKKQLKEKPKGYFAAIAESIKGVSEETTTGVHRLYDMQKAGTLLWPAINVNDSVTKSKFDNLYGCRESLVDGIRRGTDVMLSGKVAMVAGFGDVGKGSAASLRQAGCRVMVSEVDPICALQAAMEGYEVVTMEDAAPRADIFVTATGNKDIITIEHMRAMKDRAIVCNIGHFDNEIQIASLRNLKWTNIKPQVDEIEFPDKHRIIMLSEGRLVNLGNAMGHPSFVMSASFTNQTLAQIELFANNKDGKYKKEVYVLPKTLDEKVARLHLAKIGVKLTELRKDQADYIGVKQEGPYKSDHYRY; this is encoded by the coding sequence ATGAACGCGAAGCCCGGCTTCACCGATTACATCGTCAAGGACATTTCGCTCGCCGATTTCGGCCGCAAGGAGCTCTCGCTGGCCGAGACCGAGATGCCCGGCCTGATGGCCACCCGCGAGGAGTACGGCCCGAAGCAGCCGCTGAAGGGCGCGCGCATCGCCGGCTCGCTGCACATGACGATCCAGACCGGCGTGCTGATCGAGACGCTGGCCGCGCTCGGCGCCGACATTCGCTGGGTCTCCTGCAACATCTATTCGACGCAGGACCATGCTGCCGCCGCGATCGCGGCCGCCGGCATTCCCGTTTTCGCCGTCAAGGGCGAGACGCTGACCGAATACTGGGACTACACCGCAAAGCTGTTCGACTGGCACGGCGGCGGTCACCCGAACATGATCCTCGACGACGGCGGCGATGCCACCATGTACGTCCATCTCGGTCTGCGCGCCGAGAAGGGCGGTACCGCCTTCCTCGACAAGCCCGGTTCGGAAGAAGAGGAAGTCTTCTTCGCGCTGCTGAAGAAGCAGCTCAAGGAGAAGCCGAAGGGCTACTTCGCGGCGATTGCCGAGAGCATCAAGGGCGTGTCCGAAGAGACCACGACGGGCGTGCACCGTCTCTACGACATGCAGAAGGCCGGCACGCTGCTGTGGCCGGCGATCAACGTCAACGACAGCGTCACCAAGTCGAAATTCGACAACCTCTATGGCTGCCGTGAATCGCTGGTCGACGGCATCCGCCGCGGCACCGACGTGATGCTGTCGGGCAAGGTCGCGATGGTCGCCGGCTTCGGCGACGTCGGCAAGGGCTCGGCCGCCTCGCTGCGCCAGGCCGGCTGCCGCGTCATGGTGTCGGAAGTCGATCCGATCTGCGCGCTGCAGGCCGCGATGGAAGGCTATGAGGTCGTGACCATGGAAGACGCCGCGCCCCGTGCCGACATCTTCGTCACCGCGACCGGCAACAAGGACATCATCACGATCGAGCACATGCGCGCGATGAAGGATCGCGCCATCGTCTGCAACATCGGTCACTTCGACAACGAGATCCAGATCGCCAGCTTGCGCAATCTGAAGTGGACCAACATCAAGCCGCAGGTCGACGAGATCGAGTTCCCCGACAAGCACCGCATCATCATGCTGTCGGAAGGCCGCCTCGTGAACCTCGGCAACGCGATGGGTCATCCGTCCTTCGTGATGTCGGCATCGTTCACCAACCAGACGCTGGCGCAGATCGAGCTGTTCGCCAACAACAAGGACGGCAAGTACAAGAAGGAAGTCTACGTGCTGCCCAAGACCCTCGACGAGAAGGTCGCCCGCCTGCACCTCGCCAAGATCGGCGTCAAGCTCACCGAGCTCCGCAAGGACCAGGCCGACTACATCGGCGTCAAGCAGGAAGGCCCGTACAAGTCGGATCATTACCGCTACTGA
- the metK gene encoding methionine adenosyltransferase produces the protein MRASYLFTSESVSEGHPDKVCDRISDEIVDLFYREGPKAGIDPWQIRAACETLATTNKVVIAGETRGPKSVTNEQIEGVVRGAIKDIGYEQEGFHWKTCDIEILLHPQSADIAQGVDALQPGEVKEEGAGDQGIMFGYATNETPDLMPAPIFYAHKILRLISEARHSGKEKVLGPDSKSQVTVQYENGKPVGVREIVVSHQHLVEDISSKQIRDIVEPYVREALPMDWITPKTIWHINPTGKFFIGGPDGDSGLTGRKIIVDTYGGAAPHGGGAFSGKDPTKVDRSAAYAARYVAKNIVAAGLADRCTLQLAYAIGVARPLSIYIDTHGTGKVPEEQLEKAAAQAMDLTPRGIRTHLDLNRPIYARTSAYGHFGRTPDNEGGFSWEKTDLVEQLKRAL, from the coding sequence ATGCGCGCGTCCTATCTCTTTACCAGCGAGTCCGTGTCCGAAGGTCATCCGGACAAGGTCTGCGACCGCATTTCCGACGAGATCGTCGATCTGTTCTACCGCGAAGGGCCGAAGGCCGGCATCGACCCCTGGCAGATCCGCGCCGCCTGCGAGACGCTCGCGACCACCAACAAGGTGGTGATCGCGGGTGAGACCCGCGGTCCGAAGTCGGTGACCAACGAGCAGATCGAGGGCGTCGTCCGCGGCGCGATCAAGGACATCGGCTACGAGCAGGAAGGCTTCCACTGGAAGACCTGCGACATCGAGATCCTGCTGCATCCGCAGTCGGCCGACATCGCCCAGGGCGTCGATGCGCTGCAGCCGGGCGAGGTCAAGGAAGAGGGCGCGGGCGACCAGGGCATCATGTTCGGTTACGCCACCAACGAGACGCCCGATCTGATGCCGGCGCCGATCTTCTACGCCCACAAGATCCTCCGCCTGATCTCCGAAGCGCGCCACTCCGGGAAGGAGAAGGTGCTCGGACCGGACTCCAAGAGCCAGGTCACCGTGCAGTACGAGAACGGCAAGCCGGTCGGCGTGCGCGAGATCGTGGTCTCGCACCAGCATCTGGTCGAGGACATCTCGTCCAAGCAGATCCGCGACATCGTCGAGCCCTATGTGCGCGAGGCGCTGCCGATGGACTGGATCACGCCGAAGACGATCTGGCACATCAACCCGACCGGCAAGTTCTTCATCGGCGGCCCCGACGGCGATTCCGGCCTGACCGGCCGCAAGATCATCGTCGACACCTATGGTGGCGCGGCCCCGCATGGCGGCGGCGCGTTCTCCGGCAAGGATCCGACCAAGGTCGACCGCTCGGCGGCTTATGCCGCGCGCTACGTCGCCAAGAACATCGTCGCGGCCGGCCTTGCCGACCGCTGCACGCTGCAGCTCGCCTACGCCATCGGCGTGGCGCGTCCGCTGTCGATCTACATCGACACCCACGGCACCGGTAAGGTGCCGGAGGAGCAGCTCGAGAAGGCCGCGGCGCAGGCGATGGATCTGACGCCCCGCGGCATCCGCACCCATCTCGACCTCAACCGTCCGATCTACGCGCGCACCTCGGCCTATGGCCATTTCGGCCGCACGCCCGACAATGAGGGCGGCTTCTCCTGGGAGAAGACCGACCTCGTCGAGCAGCTCAAGCGCGCGCTCTAA
- a CDS encoding caspase family protein gives MRRLLVALTLLTAFLWSAPAGAQARNQLGPLCTTDTTPADKMIDACNKIIALKVFRGEQLATIHFWRAVGWNKKGDYSKVITDATEAIRLHPSQAAYNLRGSAYYDKGDYEIAISDFDDALKLGPPSGTIFHNRGNAWRGKHDYAKAIADYDMAIKADPKSAFSFQNRGISKQALGDLDGALADINQAIRLDPSLPQPLINRTAIWRAKGDLDRAIADGSEAIRLARDKPPANIMTPPNSVLISGYTHRALAYEAKGDYARARDDYNATLAIVASDAGSKANQATAKVRLSLVTDASAPIPRDAPSPTPQPAMTPAPQQTGAAPAASPTPAIRGARMALIIGNGAYAHVKALPNPANDARAVARSLRDIGFTVSEGIDLDRAAMQKMTRDFLREAARAQVAVVYYAGHGVQVDGRNYLIPVDVALKPGTAMTDGMIDMDTIMAGLDDQVRTNILIFDACRNNPMAQQVASAGTNRGIEGASGLAAPTSLGSGATLGAGTLIAFATAPGQVALDGEGANSPFSAALSRHLGTPGLEVQQMLTRVRAEVVSSTKNKQVPWSNSSLLGEVYLAEK, from the coding sequence ATGCGCCGCCTGCTCGTCGCGCTTACTCTCCTCACAGCATTCCTGTGGTCCGCGCCCGCGGGCGCGCAGGCGCGCAACCAGCTCGGGCCGCTCTGCACCACCGACACGACGCCGGCGGACAAGATGATCGATGCCTGCAACAAGATCATCGCGTTGAAGGTGTTTCGGGGCGAGCAGCTCGCGACGATCCATTTCTGGCGCGCAGTCGGCTGGAACAAGAAGGGCGACTATTCCAAGGTCATCACGGACGCCACCGAAGCGATCCGGCTCCATCCGAGCCAGGCGGCCTACAATCTCAGGGGGTCGGCCTATTACGACAAGGGCGACTACGAGATCGCCATCAGCGATTTCGACGACGCGCTGAAGCTCGGACCGCCCAGCGGCACCATCTTCCACAATCGCGGCAACGCCTGGCGCGGCAAGCACGATTATGCCAAGGCCATCGCCGATTACGACATGGCGATCAAGGCCGATCCGAAATCGGCGTTCTCGTTCCAGAACCGCGGCATCTCGAAGCAGGCACTCGGCGATCTCGACGGTGCGCTCGCCGACATCAACCAGGCGATCCGGCTTGATCCGTCGCTGCCGCAGCCGCTGATCAACCGCACCGCGATCTGGCGCGCCAAGGGCGATCTCGATCGCGCCATCGCCGATGGCAGCGAGGCAATCCGGCTCGCCAGGGACAAGCCGCCGGCCAACATCATGACGCCGCCGAACAGCGTGCTGATCTCAGGCTACACACACCGCGCGCTGGCCTATGAAGCCAAGGGTGACTACGCCCGCGCGCGCGACGACTACAACGCGACACTGGCGATCGTGGCGTCCGACGCCGGCAGCAAGGCCAACCAGGCCACCGCCAAGGTGCGGCTGTCGCTGGTGACGGACGCGAGCGCCCCGATCCCGCGCGATGCGCCCTCACCGACGCCGCAACCGGCGATGACTCCTGCCCCGCAGCAGACCGGCGCGGCACCGGCCGCCTCGCCCACTCCGGCCATTCGCGGCGCCCGCATGGCGCTGATCATCGGCAACGGCGCCTATGCGCATGTCAAGGCGCTGCCCAATCCGGCCAACGACGCGCGCGCCGTCGCCAGGAGCCTGCGCGACATCGGCTTCACCGTGTCGGAGGGTATCGATCTGGACCGTGCCGCGATGCAGAAGATGACGCGCGACTTCCTGCGCGAGGCGGCCCGGGCGCAGGTCGCGGTGGTCTACTATGCCGGCCATGGCGTGCAGGTCGACGGCCGCAACTATCTCATTCCCGTCGACGTCGCGCTCAAGCCGGGCACGGCCATGACGGACGGGATGATCGACATGGACACGATCATGGCCGGCCTCGACGACCAGGTGCGCACCAACATTTTGATCTTCGATGCCTGCCGCAACAATCCCATGGCACAGCAGGTGGCAAGCGCCGGCACCAATCGCGGCATCGAAGGCGCCTCCGGTCTCGCAGCACCGACCAGCCTCGGCAGCGGCGCGACATTGGGAGCCGGCACGCTGATCGCCTTCGCGACCGCGCCGGGCCAGGTCGCACTCGACGGCGAAGGCGCCAACTCGCCGTTCTCCGCCGCGCTCTCCCGCCACCTCGGCACGCCAGGGCTGGAGGTGCAGCAGATGCTGACGCGGGTGCGAGCGGAGGTGGTCTCGTCCACGAAGAACAAGCAAGTGCCGTGGTCGAACTCGTCGCTGCTGGGCGAGGTGTATCTGGCGGAGAAGTGA
- a CDS encoding cobalamin-independent methionine synthase II family protein, whose amino-acid sequence MQRTKAPFRADEVGSLLRPAKIKEARSRLEKGEISADDLRKIEDMEIEKVVHKQASVGLKLATDGEFRRSWWHFDFLAKLTGCELFHPDAGIQFAGVQTRHDAVRVIDKLDFPADHPMLDHFRFLKKVADQAHVTAKMTIPSPAVLHFRGGRKSISKDVYPDLEAFYEDLGKTYRKAVKAFYDAGCRYLQFDDTVWAYLCSQEELQKARERGDNPDGLQQIYARIINYALAEKPADMVVTTHVCRGNFRSTWISSGGYEPVAETMLAGTNYDGYFLEYDSDRAGGFEPLRFLPKGNKVVVVGVITSKFGELEKKDDIKRRLEEAAKFAPLEQLALSPQCGFASTEEGNILSEEEQWAKLSLAVEIAKEVWGN is encoded by the coding sequence ATGCAGCGAACCAAAGCCCCCTTCCGCGCCGACGAGGTCGGCAGCCTCCTGCGTCCGGCCAAGATAAAGGAAGCCCGCAGCCGGCTCGAGAAGGGCGAGATCTCGGCCGACGATCTGCGCAAGATCGAGGACATGGAGATCGAGAAGGTCGTGCACAAGCAGGCCTCGGTTGGCCTGAAGCTCGCGACCGACGGCGAATTCCGCCGCTCCTGGTGGCATTTCGACTTCCTGGCCAAGCTCACGGGATGCGAGCTGTTCCATCCCGACGCCGGCATCCAGTTCGCGGGCGTGCAGACCCGTCACGATGCGGTGCGCGTGATCGACAAGCTCGACTTCCCCGCCGATCACCCGATGCTCGACCACTTCCGCTTCCTGAAGAAGGTCGCTGACCAGGCCCACGTCACCGCCAAGATGACGATCCCGTCGCCCGCGGTGCTGCACTTCCGCGGCGGCCGCAAGTCGATCTCCAAGGACGTCTATCCCGATCTCGAGGCGTTTTACGAAGACCTCGGCAAGACCTATCGCAAGGCCGTCAAGGCGTTCTACGACGCTGGCTGTCGTTATCTGCAGTTCGACGACACCGTGTGGGCATACCTCTGCTCGCAGGAGGAATTGCAGAAGGCGCGCGAGCGCGGCGACAATCCGGACGGCCTGCAGCAGATCTATGCACGCATCATCAACTACGCGCTGGCCGAGAAGCCCGCCGACATGGTGGTGACGACGCATGTGTGCCGCGGCAATTTCCGTTCGACCTGGATTTCCTCGGGCGGCTACGAGCCGGTGGCCGAAACCATGCTCGCCGGTACCAATTACGACGGCTACTTCCTGGAATATGACAGTGATCGTGCGGGCGGCTTCGAGCCGCTACGCTTCCTGCCCAAGGGCAACAAGGTCGTCGTGGTCGGCGTCATCACCTCGAAGTTCGGCGAGCTCGAGAAGAAGGATGACATCAAGCGCCGCCTCGAGGAAGCCGCCAAGTTCGCGCCGCTGGAGCAGCTCGCGCTCTCCCCGCAATGCGGGTTCGCCTCGACCGAGGAGGGCAACATCCTCTCCGAGGAAGAGCAGTGGGCCAAGCTCAGCCTCGCGGTCGAGATCGCCAAGGAAGTGTGGGGCAATTAA
- a CDS encoding ABC transporter ATP-binding protein — MSDLLAIEALRAGYGEAVVLPNMSLRLAEGQVLALLGRNGTGKTTLINSIVGVTRRFSGSVALAGTDVTSLRPDQRARAGIGWVPQERNIFRSLTVEENMTAVAQPGPWTVERVYEMFPRLKERRSNFGNQLSGGEQQMLAIGRALTLNPKVLLLDEPTEGLAPIIVEELLKAIGTITRAGGICSIIVEQNAQKILGLADRVVILERGTIVHDAPSAALKADPSVLERHLGVAGAAAH; from the coding sequence ATGTCTGACCTGCTCGCGATCGAGGCATTGCGCGCCGGCTATGGCGAGGCGGTGGTGCTGCCCAACATGTCCTTGCGCCTCGCCGAGGGGCAGGTGCTGGCGCTGCTCGGCCGCAACGGCACCGGCAAGACCACGCTGATCAACTCCATCGTCGGCGTCACGCGCCGCTTCTCCGGCTCGGTCGCGCTCGCCGGCACCGACGTCACGAGCCTGCGGCCCGACCAGCGCGCGCGCGCCGGCATCGGCTGGGTGCCGCAGGAGCGCAATATCTTTCGTTCCCTCACGGTCGAGGAGAACATGACCGCGGTGGCGCAGCCTGGCCCCTGGACGGTCGAGAGGGTCTACGAGATGTTCCCGCGGCTGAAGGAGCGGCGGAGCAATTTTGGCAACCAGCTCTCCGGCGGCGAGCAGCAGATGCTGGCGATCGGCCGCGCGCTGACCTTGAACCCGAAAGTGCTGCTGCTTGACGAGCCGACCGAAGGCCTTGCCCCGATCATCGTCGAGGAGCTCTTGAAGGCGATCGGGACCATCACCCGGGCGGGCGGCATCTGCTCCATCATCGTCGAGCAGAATGCCCAAAAGATTCTGGGGCTCGCCGACCGCGTTGTGATATTGGAGCGCGGAACGATCGTCCACGACGCTCCGAGCGCCGCGCTGAAGGCCGACCCTTCGGTCCTGGAACGCCATCTCGGCGTCGCCGGGGCGGCGGCCCACTAA
- a CDS encoding ABC transporter ATP-binding protein, with protein sequence MTIALETQNLEKQFGGLRVTRDLSLRIEQGARHALIGPNGAGKTTVINQLTGVLKPNSGRILLEGQDITDLPVHKRVLRGLSRTFQINQLYPDLTPLETIGLAVSERLGHGGDWWRRMGTRSDVNGEIADLLSRFHLLDVMNEQTVTLPYGKQRLLEIAVAIAAKPRVLLLDEPAAGVPESERHDILAVVGALPRDVTVLLIEHDMDLVFSFADRISVLVSGALLTEGPPEQVARDPQVKAVYLGEEAVNV encoded by the coding sequence ATGACCATCGCGCTCGAAACCCAGAATCTCGAAAAGCAGTTCGGCGGCCTGCGCGTCACCCGCGATTTGTCCTTGAGGATCGAGCAGGGTGCCCGCCACGCGCTGATCGGTCCGAACGGCGCCGGCAAGACCACGGTGATCAACCAGCTCACCGGCGTACTCAAGCCGAACTCGGGGCGCATCCTGCTCGAAGGCCAGGACATCACCGATCTGCCCGTACACAAACGCGTGCTGCGCGGCCTGTCGCGCACCTTCCAGATCAACCAGCTCTATCCCGACCTGACCCCGCTCGAAACCATCGGCCTTGCCGTTTCCGAGCGTCTCGGCCATGGCGGCGACTGGTGGCGGCGGATGGGGACGCGCAGCGACGTCAATGGCGAGATCGCCGATCTGCTCTCGCGCTTCCACTTGCTCGACGTCATGAACGAGCAGACCGTGACGTTGCCATACGGCAAGCAGCGCCTGCTCGAGATCGCGGTCGCGATTGCGGCCAAGCCCCGCGTGTTGTTGCTCGACGAGCCCGCTGCCGGCGTGCCCGAGAGCGAGCGTCACGATATTCTCGCCGTGGTCGGCGCGCTGCCGCGCGACGTCACCGTGCTCTTGATCGAGCACGACATGGACCTCGTCTTCTCCTTCGCCGACCGCATCTCGGTGCTGGTCTCTGGCGCGCTGCTGACCGAAGGCCCGCCCGAGCAGGTCGCGCGCGATCCGCAGGTCAAGGCGGTCTATCTCGGCGAGGAGGCGGTCAATGTCTGA
- a CDS encoding branched-chain amino acid ABC transporter permease — protein MSAASDVGYHAQRQARWTYGEAAFWLIVLACGFVFPTRYLIMTDILRLALFAMSLDLILGYAGIVSLGHAAFFGVGAYAAGLLALHGIINEPVLALIVAGLAAMVLGFATSFLVIRGVDLTRLMVTLGIALLLEALAERFSNITGGTDGLQGIEMQPIFGQIPFDMFGKAGFFYSLAVLFLLFLFARRVVHSPFGLSLRAIKNNPLRAAAIGIPVNRRLIAIYTLAAFYAGIAGALFTQTTAIASLDVFAFERSADLMLVLVIGGTGYLYGGLIGAVIFRMLQELFSTITPQYWQFWIGLVLVLIVLIGRQRLHRWVLYLPNLVIRRVAGRKAVVAVPESDS, from the coding sequence ATGAGCGCTGCTTCCGACGTCGGATATCACGCCCAGCGCCAGGCACGCTGGACTTACGGAGAAGCCGCCTTCTGGCTGATCGTGCTGGCCTGTGGCTTCGTCTTTCCCACGCGCTATCTGATCATGACCGACATCCTGCGGCTCGCGTTGTTCGCGATGTCGCTCGATCTCATCCTCGGCTATGCCGGCATCGTCTCGCTCGGCCACGCCGCCTTCTTCGGCGTCGGGGCCTATGCGGCGGGGCTTCTCGCGCTGCACGGGATCATCAACGAGCCCGTGCTCGCGTTGATCGTCGCCGGCCTTGCCGCAATGGTGCTCGGCTTTGCCACCAGCTTCCTTGTGATCCGCGGCGTCGACCTGACGCGCCTGATGGTGACACTCGGCATCGCGTTGCTGCTGGAAGCACTCGCCGAACGCTTCTCCAACATCACCGGTGGCACCGACGGCCTGCAGGGCATCGAGATGCAGCCGATCTTCGGCCAGATTCCGTTCGACATGTTCGGCAAGGCCGGCTTCTTCTATTCGCTGGCTGTCCTGTTCCTGTTGTTCCTGTTCGCCCGCCGCGTCGTGCATTCGCCGTTCGGCCTGTCTCTGCGCGCGATCAAGAACAACCCACTGCGCGCGGCGGCGATCGGTATCCCCGTCAACCGCCGCCTGATCGCCATCTACACGCTGGCGGCCTTCTATGCCGGCATTGCCGGCGCGCTTTTCACCCAGACCACGGCGATCGCCTCGCTCGACGTCTTCGCCTTCGAACGTTCGGCCGACCTGATGCTGGTGCTCGTCATCGGCGGCACCGGCTATCTCTATGGCGGGCTGATCGGCGCGGTGATCTTCCGCATGCTCCAGGAATTATTCTCCACCATCACCCCGCAATATTGGCAGTTCTGGATCGGCCTCGTGCTGGTCCTGATCGTGCTGATCGGCCGCCAGCGCCTGCATCGTTGGGTGCTGTACCTGCCCAACCTGGTCATCAGGCGGGTTGCAGGGCGCAAGGCCGTCGTTGCCGTGCCGGAGAGCGATTCATGA